TTtaagggagtagcataagatttgcattgggtcgacaatatctagagagagatgagtcattgttttgattgtgtatacttatgatgatacattgatgattcctgcgatagactTGGCCTTGAGTAAGATGAGCTTTTATGattccatgcaagaatgaaatgcaagataaatgcaAAATAAAATGCAATGCGGTGATCAGAATGGTCATGTGGTCAttactttgtttcatcattgagctttttttaATGTGGGaggtgagtgcaaacatcgatggtataattgaaccatgatgacctaagaacTACTTTCccaggttttgatattgcaagttagaacaagcatcaaggtataattgaaccaagatgacctgagtgtttcttccgtaaaataggcagtattaaccacttctatatgcaagtctgaaatgtcttctatgattctccaatgatcatgtcctgaaACAATTATTTTACAAACATCACCAGAAGTACGAACTTGAGAGGACAACCGAGAATACCTCCAACCAgtagaagacaaagagatgttGTTGTTCACAAGTCAAGATAAGTGTGGAAGATGATGGGATTAGATGAAAGGACTGTAGTGACTAGACAGTTCAAGGACAATCCcaagagaagtagaaatggagaagccAAATCGGTAAGTTCCCCACATGTTTGGCAGACTAAATTCTTAAGTTATGAGCCCCCTTTCTCCGGTTATTGTTTTGCTTGCAAtgattatggccatagggcagatgaatgcaAAAAGAGGTCTAGGAACAGACAAAATGTTTTTCCTAGAAATAACAATGTAGCCTACCAAAGATGTAATGCATTTGCCATAGTAGTCATGACTATAGAAAGAAGAACTTGTTGTCATATGACGGCCGGTATAACAACTATGCTCAATATGAAAATGGGTATAGAGCATATGGGAGTCAAAGACCTatatggaaccaaagaagaaatggcCCTGCAGGATCAAGGAATAAACCTGTATCGGTAGTTGGTTACAatagcatgaccagaagaagatagTCTAACCAGTTTGACAGAAGGTCCTCCAATCAAGTGTTTGGTATGAACATGGTCTACTTCTACAACAATGCCTCCGTTCATGCACCAGAATCTGGTAGAGAAAGGACAAATcaatagaagaaggtaagacctactcccaagactgcAAAACAGAAGAAAAGGGAGAATAGAACCATGGactgacactgtgcattcaatgcacaagtaatatctcctaaggcttaaataagatgcaggaccttagggggagttactTATTGACCAtattattcacccccttagtgaaaagGAAAAATGAAAGAACAAGTTGTTTCCGGTATAAAGGAAGAAGGTGAGATTGCAGTGTGTGTAGTTGTTGCTTTGGATACACATCTATAGACAAGAGATGGATTATTGCAGTGTGTGTCAGTGGATGGTTCAAATTGCCATGGGAATCAGaggcacttgacacaagaagacatgAGTTAGAGAAAGATGCTCATGTGGAGATggtgatatagatagagggagatatagaaagaTGTAGAGAGATATGAAGAGAGGTATAGAAAGATAGGGAGATGACATACACAAATGTGCATGTAGCCTATATGTAGAACATTTTTTACTAAAAATTATTCTCTATTAAATTTTTTCTGTTTACCATATGAATTAATTGAACATTgaataatttttaataataaaacatAGCAAGAAATTGTATAGAATGATAGCAAAGATACTTTATACAAATCCtaacaaccaaaaaaataaaaatctttttaaATTTTTCATGTAGCTAGATTGGACCATTCATTATTACTCTACAAGTTGGTTAGCATCATATGTCTACCAAAATGTTACGTTTAACCACTATACTTCATAGATAGTTACATTCATTGATCTCTCTCATTCGCATGTTTATTATATGATATTTAGTATTCTATCTTTATATTCTAAGCATAATGTAATCAACAATAAACTTAAATCTCACATtaaaaaaagcatttgaaaaaaaaaagagataaatttTAAGTCAACTTCATCTATAAAGAACCAACCCTATGCATGCCTTATATTAGCTAttccaaaaaaaaatagaagacaatTGGTCTCTTGCCAAAATGAAGTTGATGCATATCTTCTTCCAGACTAAAATTAAATTGCTAGGTTTGCATTGAAGACCAATTGTTCGATCACTTGTTTAAAACATAGCACATGGTCCGACGTGATTGCCTATTGGTTAAAAATCGACTATGAAACACACCAGCGACCGTTCTGTGCATTCATTATTCACAACTATTCTCTATTGGGTGAAGATAGACAATGAACCGCACAAGCTACTACTCAGTGCGTCCTACACAGCTATTATTTACTCCATCTAAATTGGTTTTAAAATTGTTAGTCTCTAGATTTTATGATCAAAAATTTCTAAAAGGCCACACAAATTAAGAATAGGTGCGTAATAATATACGAGTCACCTCGTCACCAACATATATTTATTTCTGGCCAGATGTCATAAAGGTTGAAGACTTATTTGTCATAGTTTGATTCatacaatatatttatattattatttcatcCAATGGCAAGAGAATAATTTTTAATGTAGTGtatcaaattttaatattttatgaaaATTTAAAGTCTTATCATTGAAATTCATTGATCCATTGTTTATTGATAAAATTTAGTAGACCGCCTATAATATATTGAATGTAAtagaaaagaaaagacaaaaatttagtttaatagaaattaagaaaatgttTTCATAAGACAGATATTATTTTTTGAGTTGTGATCATTAAAAATTAGCAAATTCTTTTAATTTGATGGTATTTTGGTTTTAGATGATATGATCAATAATGTAGGTCACACAATCAATTTACAGTCACATATTGATGCAACAAATGTAGGGTATTAAACATTCCATCACACTTGCCAACAATTTAGCTCCCAAGTTCCCTATTGGGAACCTTCAAAGTAGCTCAAAAACCTTTTCCTTTGTGTTACAACCCATTAAACATTGCATTGAATACACCTTGTAAGTTATAAATCAAATAATTAGATACGAAAAGAAAATACCATCAATAGGTGGTATATCACGactcatcatattctttgatagaTTTTTAAACAAATTCCTCAAACAATGGATACAATTGAATATACCCAAAACTCCATTGGTGTAGAATAACCTTCTCTTAATCAAGTTTATGATTTTTGcgaagaaaataaaaatcaaatcaatataatttaattgacaagagattgacccatatttcatgagtagtaaTTCACATGATTTTGTCTCCCATGAGTGTGAATGATCCACTTAACACTCATTGCCTCTATATATTCACAAAGGTAATACATCAAAACTTTTGAAAAGGTCATCTATTCTAATACTACTTAAATTCAAGCATACTTAATCATGGAATTTTGTCCAAGATAAACCATACTTAATTTCAAACCTTACATACAAAAACTTCAATGATTATTGTAacatatgaaccattcattatagagaccCTATTGACATTCATATTTGCTTtgaaattcattcattcatatttgtTTCAAAATCCCATCTCACTATCATCTTTTTTTCAAGTGGTAAAGTGTTCGACAAGAACCATCTTTTTGTCCACACAAATTGATCCTTCAGTGAAATAGGATCTTTCACCTCTATTTTTCCCATTGACAATAGGTCTTTGTGATAATGGATGGCCGATTTTACATTTTAGACCCCTCGGTTCTTTATGTGCAAGTATCAATGATTGGTACATCTTCACCATGTTTCTTGGTGAGCTCTATGAAGGCTCTAGCGTGGCTATTTGAAGCCAAGGAACCATCTAACTACTAAAGTCAACCAAATGTTCGGTGGCTTGTTTAAAAAGTAGCATATCCATTGGGTGAAGATCGACTATGAACCACACAATCTAACAGTCGGTGCATCATATGCATAACTAATTAGTTGTTCGTCTAAAATGGTTTTAAAATTGTTGAAAAAACAATTACGCCGAGGTGCACGAATCAATCATTTGGTTCTTTTATTTGGCTCTTTCATTTGgttctttcattttttcatttgGCTCTTTCATTTGGTTTTTTCATTTGCACGaatctttcttttggttctttGCCAGCCAGAAATTAATAGTAAAGGTGGCACAATCTTGTTGATAGTCTTCACAAGATCTAAAAGGAGATGCTTTTGTTCTGCTCTTCTATTTTTATGTTTCCCAAAGCACTTTGACTGTTTTCGGTCGAAAAGGGAACATGAGATTCGGCAGCGGCAATTATATTCTCACAGCCTGGCAAATAAAGAATACATCTTTGGCATTCCAGAAACTGGGTTATAGTCGATCTTCACTTCATTTGTACAATCAAGCCGAGTCATCAAAAAGTTTTGAAACGAGCGATCAAACGAATCGGTTTTCAAATGGAAAGTAGGCAATCTAGTTTTATTAGTATGGAAGAAGAGATGCAGCAGCTTCATGTTATGTTGGTCCCCTGGCTTTCATACAGCCACATAACTGCCTTCTTAGAGCTCGCAAAGAAACTGGGTGCTCACGGTCTCAGAGTTTCCTTCCTCTCCACTCCCCTCAATATCAGACGGATTAGGCAGCTACGCCCCACTCCAGAAGTTGATCTTCTAGAGCTTCCACTGCCCTCCATAGATGGATTGCCCGAAGGTGTTGAGTCAACTGGAGATTTGAAGCGAGGAGGCACATTTGACCTACTTATGGAGGCCATGGACGGTTGGCAGAAGCCATTCGAAGACCTCTTGGGAAGGATTTCTCCGGATTTTGTAATCCATGATATGACGCAGTACTGGGCTTTTCGCATAGCAGACAAATTGGGCATTCCCACCATATTTTTCGCCAACACTTCTGCCACTGGTGTAGGATACCTTACAGGCCATAGGGCCGCGACAGAAGAGAAGGGCATACCAGTCCCAGATCTGACGGTGCCGCCGCCTAGTTTCCCCTCGCCGAACATCCGCCTTTCACAATTTGGAGTGTCCAAATTCCTGAAGGGGATCCAGAAGAGGGAAGGGCACATCAACGTGGGAGAGCGGTTTGGCCTGTGCACGAAGGATAGTTGGGTGGTAGTGTTAAATACATGTGTAGAATTGGAAAGAGAATATGTGGACTATTTGCAAACAGTTATTGCTCGGCCCGTGCTTCCCGTGGGAATACTGTTGCCCGATCTGCCACCCCCTCCGACTGCGGAACGTTGTTTGGCCTGGCTGGATCTGCAGCATCCCCGTTCTGTGGTGTTCGTGTCCTTTGGCAGCGAATGTATCCTCACCAGCCAAGAACTCGCTGCATTGGCGCTGGGCTTAGAAGAAAGTGAGGTACCATTTCTGTGTGTTCTTCTTCGGCAGATGGCAGCTGCGTTGCCCCAAGGCTTTGCGCAGCGCACACAAGGAAGAGGACTTTTGGTGACCGAGTGGGTGCCTCAGTTGCACATTCTCAGCCATTCTTCCGTGGGAGCGTTTCTCACTCACTGTGGGTGGAATTCTTTGACGGAAGGGTTAAGATTTGGTGTTCCAATTGTCACATTTCCATTGCAACACGAACAGAGCTTAAATGCTAAGCTCATAGCCCAGGAACTCAAGTTGGGGGTGGAGATCAGGAGAAATGAGGAGGATGATTCTTTTTCCAAGGAAGACGTCAGTAAAGCTGTTCGCACATTAATGGTGGAAGAGGAAGGCAGATACATCAGATCTCACGTTCAAGAAATTGGTGGAGTCTTGACCAAGAACAATTGCCAAATCCACGGATCAAATATCCACCACTTTATTTCTTTAATGAAAGAGAAAGCTGCCTGTAAAGCAGCTAAACAAGCTATGTTGGATAGTGATGGAAGTGTGCAACTGGAAACAGAATTAGCAATTTCAGGAATGCAATTGCAGTTTTAGAGATAGATTCTAAATTAGTTCTTTAGTGGTTTTGGTAATTTTATAGACGACAATTATCatgtaatagaatttttttttgtttgtgatgTTCTTTTTAGAAGCTGCAACTTCTATAAAATACTGTTTTCTTATATTGTTTATGCAGATCAAAATGTATTCTCTATATTAAGGTAAATCATGATATGATAGATATTgaataaataaaagttttttttgttttgttaattaaatttgcattttctctatttttggattgtttaaatttttcatttggtatcaaagcacgAAGATCCATGGAAGTGTTGAGATTAAAACAATGTTTATGAGAGTGTGGGTGTGCAGTTTAAAGATGAAGAGTAAAAAGAGCCGGTAATTATTGAAGACAAAGAGGTTATTGGATGATTGGTGTGCAAAGTTCAAGATCTatgaatttgttgttgttcaaGAAAGGATTGCAGATCCTAATAATATTTGCTTCATGTTTGTGAAAATTTTTCAATGAAGATCAAAGGTGTAGCTGTTGGTTGAATAAAGTGTTTGTAAAAACAACATCAAAagtgaagaaattgatgaaaaaaaccCATTAAAGCAACTGATCAATTCCAATATTAGGTAAATTTATATTTTTCCAATGGGTAAAAATTGGTAAGAAGGTGAAAAAGAGAGTGCAATTTTAATTTGTGAAAAGGATACTTTGGAGGAAGAAATGGCTGAAACTATGAAAACTAATTTACATTTGGTAGAAGCTTTGAAAAAGTTTGGGAAAGAAAGATGTGGTTATTTATGTGATATTGACAATCATGAGAAATAATTGGAGAATGTTAAAGtgagaaataaaaaattagaagaaaaaagaaATTTGCTCATAGAGGAAAGTAATTTTTAGAAAGGTGAaataaaaaagtttaaaaaataaaatgtgcAATCATATCACTTTCTTGTAGTACGCAAGAAGGAAAATGATATTCTAAGGTCAAAATTTCATTGTGTGATGTCTTTATTGGCACTAAAGATTTGTTTGTTGGTTTGTGTAATGTTGCTCAACAATAGCAAGGAAAAAAGATTCAAAAGGGACCCTCTCAGAAGAAGCCACCTTCTTAGAAGAAGTCTTCCACAACCACAACAGTGTTCCAAAGGGAATCATTGGTGTCACATTTGTCATATTGACACACATGATACTGATCATTGTTGCTACAATGGTCTTAGACAAGGCACTTCTAGCAAGGAAGGTCCATCTTGTTCAAGTCATTCTCGATAATTGAGAGGATGTCCTCCTGGTAGACAAGAGAGAGGACATGTTGCACAACGAGATGAGGTATCTGATGAGGATACACCTATTACTGAAAATTGTGATGTCAATTAGAACTTAGTCGTAGTCTCTCAAACCACTCCATCATCAAGAGATGTTTGATTGATTGACTCGGGTG
The nucleotide sequence above comes from Cryptomeria japonica chromosome 11, Sugi_1.0, whole genome shotgun sequence. Encoded proteins:
- the LOC131065352 gene encoding UDP-glycosyltransferase 91C1-like; its protein translation is MEEEMQQLHVMLVPWLSYSHITAFLELAKKLGAHGLRVSFLSTPLNIRRIRQLRPTPEVDLLELPLPSIDGLPEGVESTGDLKRGGTFDLLMEAMDGWQKPFEDLLGRISPDFVIHDMTQYWAFRIADKLGIPTIFFANTSATGVGYLTGHRAATEEKGIPVPDLTVPPPSFPSPNIRLSQFGVSKFLKGIQKREGHINVGERFGLCTKDSWVVVLNTCVELEREYVDYLQTVIARPVLPVGILLPDLPPPPTAERCLAWLDLQHPRSVVFVSFGSECILTSQELAALALGLEESEVPFLCVLLRQMAAALPQGFAQRTQGRGLLVTEWVPQLHILSHSSVGAFLTHCGWNSLTEGLRFGVPIVTFPLQHEQSLNAKLIAQELKLGVEIRRNEEDDSFSKEDVSKAVRTLMVEEEGRYIRSHVQEIGGVLTKNNCQIHGSNIHHFISLMKEKAACKAAKQAMLDSDGSVQLETELAISGMQLQF